In Zonotrichia leucophrys gambelii isolate GWCS_2022_RI chromosome 11, RI_Zleu_2.0, whole genome shotgun sequence, the genomic window TAAATGCTGCCTATTCTGCAGCTTGCTGGAGGTGGAGGCTCCCACCAGTGGCTTGGGGAAatgcctctgcagcagctccagcagtgaaGTGAAACCCACTGTGGTCATGCATTTCAACAGCATCAGAGTGCTGCAAACTGCCCActccctgcaggggcagcagagcaaggctggCCATCACCAAGGGATGTGCTCCAGCATCTTGGTGCTTCACCCAGAAACACCTGGAAGATGTTGGCCTGCATCACTACAGAAGCAAGCTGAGGGGAAGAGTCAAGGAAGGCCCTTCTAGCAGAAATGGGCACTTAGTCAAAGGAAAGAAGTGGCAATCAGGTGCTCAGTTGTCAAGGCAGCAACATCAACATACTAGAGACACTGCAATGTTGCCATTTGCTTTACAATCTAAGAAGCAGAGTGGACACTTGCTTTCTCTTGCTAGGAGATGAATATAGATATAATATCTCCATTAGCTCAATGTTATTTAAAGCAATATCAAACACTCAGGATGGCTTAggctgaaagggaccttaaagatcatccagttccaaccttTCTTTACACAAAGCTGAAGGCATCAGAGACCAGCCTTGAGAATAAGTAACTGGACAAGCTCAGTAAACCAAGACTCTAAGTAAGTGAGCAAGCCAAAACCAAGACCATTAGAGATTCCCAATTACTTGAAGCCCAATCTCTTGAACCCAGCAGAACAGGATATAGGAAAACTTGTCAGACAGTGAGAATTGTATTCTTACCGAATCTCTGTCTTCCATTACCCGCTGGGGTCTGGCAGGAGTGGTTGGGCTTGTGCCTTTCATCCTCTTATACTTGGTGAATAAAATATTCATGGTTGCAAGCAGGACCTCAGATAAATTGTGCTTGATCTACAcaaaggaggggagaaaaaagacaCATTGCAGCAAAAGGAGGTTGAGAGAGCCATGAGCCTTACTATACAGATTCCTGTAACAGTCAGAGGTGTGATGGTTACCCCTGCTATGACTGCACCATCCAGCAGAAACTCTACCCAGAGCTTTGAGACACACATGCCCAATGGCTGCATCTTCATGTTTGATAGCAGCAGGTCAGATAAAACCCAGAACACCCAAATACACACAACCACTGCCTAAAAAAGAAGTGTCACCTTCCAGTTCAAGAGCAGTAATGGCTTTCCACTATGCTTCATTTGCTAATGCACAAATCTATTAATTCCTGTAATttagagggaaggaaaaacaccCTACAAATGCTTAGTGATCATTAAGAGCACGGAAGAGCTAAGTTAGCAGCAAGTTAAAAGTTTTCAATATTCTGAATTCTTGAATGAAACTCAGTAAGTTCAGGGAGACTCACATCTGCAGATACTTTCTTCAAAATGGAGACAGGATTTCTGGGTAGGGAATTCTAACGCTCAAAAGAGCAGcattaagaagaaaaagttgCAAGCCAAGAGTATACTTGtattaaatcaaaataatctCATCCTTTTTCTCTGCTAAAGAATAAGAATGATGAGATGACAAGGTTTTAAGATCCTTTTAACACAGCAAAAAGGCTTTAGGAAGCTAAACCCAAGCCATGACTTACCTCATCGCTGAAATTCCGGAAGGCAGCGACTCTCTCCTTGACGCAATCCTGGCTAAGAGGTACAAGCTTCAGGCGCTCAATaatcttcaaaaagaaaagcaggaatcaGGACAGATAATCAGCATTCTATGTACCACATATTAATAAAGTGTGGTTTTGAAGTGTTAATGAGATGCTTCTGTTTCCATTCAAGAGAATTCATTTAATTGTCATTTACTAGTTTATCTCCTCACTTTGTTAAGCAACAGGAATATTTTGTTCAATGTCTACAAAACAGCTACAGGAAGATCATCCTGTTTATCAAGCAACAGGGAAGAAAcacctttttaaatttctgtaacaTTGCAGTCCCTTCTAActcattaaataaaatttttaaagtgatgTTATTTGAGACATTCTGGGCTTTCAAGGGCATTAGGAAGGCTACACTTCAAACAGAACTCTTAAAACTTACATCAAAGGCCCTGTCAACGTGACCAGCGTGATATTCATCAAAAAATGTGATTAAGTCTAGCAGAAGGTAGAACGTGGAGTCAATGGATTTCTTTGCACTTATCCCCTGCGCTTTGTACCTGAAAGAAATTGTGTTACAGTTTTATTGTGCAAAATGGCAACCGTTTATAACTGTGCCCTTGCAATTCTTGCAAGTGGAGACATCAAACTCAAGGACAGAGGGCATTTAACAAAGGacagctttcattttccttaaCTGGGAGGCAGAATTTTCACAGGTtgtggctttttaaaaacattgttAATCACTTCCAGTTTTGCAAATCCAGcatttgtttcctttaaaatgtttaCATTTCCCACATTCATGGGGACacagtgccaggcagcagagaccCACAAGgcaagctctgcagcagcatgtTTAACACGCTGTGTTACAGCAGACAATCCTCCAGCACAACTGCCTGCTTCAGGCAAGAAGTTAAGACTTAAAAGATGGATTAAGAGTTCCTGCACACCCTCAGGAGCTACACTGGCTCTGGGATGAACTGGAGGGCTGCCTGCTCTCACTGCTAACTGCATGAGGGCACAAAGAAGCTGTTTCACCTTTTTGTTGGGTGCCTCCCCTGCTCCAAAAGCATCACAAGAACACACAGGAGGAATGCTGCATCCCTACAGCACTGTCATCAGGACAGTACACATGGAAAAGCCCTTTAAAAAGCCCTGTTAAAGTCTTGCATTTAACTGGCAAGAAGATGTGCTAGTCAGAACTGCTCTGGCTTTGCAATCACTCAGGTTTGCAGCTGTGAAGTGACATTATTGCACAGCAGTATTTAGTGCTTTCAGACAGATCAAAGAAATGTAGCAAAGCAAAAAAGCCCATTACAGCCTTTGCTGAAGCTTTAACTCCAGCCATAGATTTAATTCTCTTTAATGTCTGCCACCAAATCAGTCTCTCACCAAGTCAATACAGCACCAATTTTCACTTGATCCCAGCCTGCCCAAATGAAGCAAAGGCTGACTAGGAGTGACTGGCAAATGCCACTTGTCAaaagaagaaaggcaaaggGCTCTGATGGAAATCAatacatttctgtatttgtctTCCCAATTTCAAAGTGCCAGCAAGTGggcttggtttatttttattctcttagCAGCTCAATGGTTGATAAAAGCCAGTAAGGTATTTCTCACAGGAATCCACATTTTGCTCTAGTAAAACACAGGAATCGTCCCTGGCAGCCACTGTGACAAGAtgaatgatttaaaaaatatcatgGACATATTTTGCAACTACAGCTTTTCAGAATCAGGTTATTCCTCACTTCTAGCTGCTAATGAATCTTGAGCACTGATGTCTCTCAAGCACATACCCTAATTACTACAGAGACATGGCAGGGGACATtcctttcagctgcttcctttcttGCTGGACACCACACTGTACTTGGCATTAATATAACAGGCTGTGGAAATGAGGTGCCCTGCTTGCATTAGCCATGCACAGTTCATCCTAAATACTCCCTTTTTAGCCTTCATTAAAGCAACAGTTTTCAGACAGCTACTGAACAATTGTTACAACTCAGAATTACTGGGTTTGTAGCTCTCTCTTAATAGTATTTCAAACAAGTGAATTGCATGCAACAACTCAGCAACTCAGTTacaatattttgctttaaaaataatataaaacataCAATTCATGTATGCATTGCTCCTTAACAGACTCCATCTCCAGCTGGCAATCCTGATTCACCTACAGATAAGACTTCTTGTCAAATTTACCTGACCTGCCCCTGAAGATTTCTGGTTTCAGTACTGCAAGCCATCATGAGCAGGACAGGGTAAATTCTGACCTCTTCTTTGTCTTTCTAAACATACTGCTGTGGATGCCACAGTGCAGCCTGCAGAAACACGAGGAACTAACACCCACAGCTCTGACAGTCCCAGGTGATGCTGAGGTGaatcacccagccctgcccctgcctgagCCTTACCTCTCAGCAATGGAATGGGCCATGTTCTTCAAACGCTCCTTGTTTGACTGGGGAGTGCTGATCTGGGGAACAACTGGACTGAGCAGCTTGTTCATCAGCTCTAAAACTTTGTCAGGGTTCTGTTGGCAATAAAGTTACACAAATAAAAGGAGCACGATGAAATGTGGTGTCTTAATCTcactgaaaaagcagaaaagtctCATGCAGTGGTGCTACTGCAAGcccagagccacttccctcccACAAAGAGTCAAGATCATGTTAGCCACAAGCAACATAATGCTGCTGGGTCATAAGAAAAAGCATTGCCCCTTAGTTCTTCTCTGAAACACTGGTTATGGTTGTATCCACCTCTATTTTCAAAGGAAACAAGAGTACTCACTATCAATACCAACAATTTTAGACTTCAGTTCAACATCTATGAAATTGGAAGAGTGCACTCCAGGTAAATAACTGCACTAGACTGAATTAAATCATGCGTGGGGCACTCTCTTCAAAAGAGCACATTGATCAGGACCACAGTGCCCTAAATCAGAATCCCTGGAGTGCAATCCATCTGGATGTGCAAACTAAAACATCTCTTCACGCAGCCCATGGCTCTGttcttccagcagcagaaataaactGCTTGAGTAAGGGCAATTCAATCTCTGAGATGAAATTTAACCTCCTAATCACAGGTAGAAtgttaggaaggaaaaaaggtgaaCCAAGTACACAAGGCAGCCCACAAGACACGTACCTTAGCAAGGTCATAGAGTTTTGCAGCTTCTTCAAACAatcctttattttctgctgcagaagcCACTTTGTTAATAATGGATTTTGTGTCACTTGTAAACTTGTCTATCACTCCAGGCTAAAGAGGtgagacaaaaatgaaaagagaaaggaggaatcAGAAGGCTCAAACATTCCAGAATATTCTGTCAAGGCAATGAATATTTTACATGTTGGCTTATGATTGGAATAGCCTGTACATTTCCATGGGAATGTGCAAAAATGAGACATTAAAAATAGAATGAGCTCTTGCAAGAGGGACTCTCTCCTATATGGAGTCAGCACTGAGACATCCTTGGTTTCTAATTCATTCAAAATGACCCAGATAAAATAATTCGGGTTTTGAGCTGTTAATTGCTGATgacacagagaagaaaacacaaaagacTTCAGCACACAGCATTCCAAGGGCTCCAGGGATGCAGTTTGTTTATACTGGCATGATAGGTTGCCAATGAAAtctcacacaaaaaaataaaagggcaacaagaatttaaaaacaaataataaacatGTAGAATAAAAGACATGAAAGAGTCAAGAACACCTGGAAATTACTGTAGTTGAGGATGCAAAAATGAGACTATATCATCTAGAAGAACTTATCTTAAAGCTAAAATTGTTGCCCTAATCTTAAAATTAAGACGTAAATGATTCTGCAGTCTGCTTTACACAGAAATCTTCCAAAGCTGtcacagcaaacagaaaaacttCATTGATTATCTAAAATTTTCATCATTTGCATGCACTCTCCTGTTTGCAGGTAAAACCTTAAGGTTTCCTTTATCTTCTGACTGTGTAATCTTACATTTCACTATTAGGAAACTGCTTTTCCTCAGTTACATGCACACCTCAGTTACCAGAACACTCTCACACACCCACTTAAACTAAACTCCATTTCCTGCTGGGAAGACAAAATTATGACCTCACTAAAATTACCTGATGCCATTTGCTTCTTCAGTTAATGCCTAGAGGAACATAGTGTGCCCTGCAGTTCCTGACCTGCCTTTTGTTAGGGCAGGTCACAGATTATTCTGTAAAAGGATCTCATATTGGGAGAACTAGAATGTATTCAAACACAGTAATAATTTAGCTAGTGAAAAACAGAATGAAGCAAAATAGCCTTATGACTACTTTGGAAATCATACATAGGTTGtacttttaatataaaatataaattgtgAACTCACCTTCCTACTACcatccttttccagctttccaaGAATCATGTCAAACTATATCCACGTAGATGTAAAGtaagaaaaaacaggaaacaaaaatagaGAGATCAACTGCTCATATTTCATAACATATTTATTAAGTACAAAGACACAGTCATGGAATGAAAACCAGTGACCAATATAAAAAGTATTTGTAACTAAATAACAGGCAAAAAGATATGATGAAATGTCTTAAACATAAGGCCATTGCAAGATCTGCTCTCATCTGGGTCTGCATCGGGCAGAAACTACAGTCTTAGAGTTGCTTACTCTGACTAATAAAGATTTTAGAGAAGAAGTGAATTTCAGTTTAACTGAGGAAGGCAAAACATGGCCAAACTCACCTCTCTGCTTTCAATTACTATTTCACTAACGCAACGCAAGAACATGTTCTCTCCTTGGCTATCCTTCTCGTTCCTATAaaacagagagagggagaaaggtACGCCTGTGTCTGAGAACTTTCCAGATAAGAATAATGAAACAGTAATAACTAGGAGAATAGCTAAAGATGTACATTGGCTCCTACCTGAGAAAGTAAAAGTACTGCAGAGCTTCCCTTGGATCTGTTGATTCAAACTTACGGGTGTAAAGCATCAAAAGCCGCACGAAATTCAAACGTCTGACACCAGGAGGGTCACCAGCTTCATGGCTTACTGCAATGTCAGAAACAGCACTGTCAGAGAATCTAATGCCAGGAAAATGCTGATCTTCATCTCAAATTAGTCAGAACCATGATCCAGAGCTCTAAAGCAACTGAAACAACTAACTATTATAAAATTGTTCTGATAAATCTTACATTAATCACACAGACCTGCAGTTTCTAGAGGGTACTCTGAGGGCtaagaaaatattcctttacTGTAAAGTCAATAGGACTTACATAGCTGTGCACTCTGCCCAGATGCTTTCAGGAGCAATTTTAACTCAAACAGGACCAAAGCAACATGAACAGCGTGACAGCGCAAGCGCTCTGTCCGGAAAAGAAACGCAATTGCAGCTTCAAACTGCGCTGTCAAGAACAACACTTGGAAGTAGAGGAACGGTGGCTGGTTCACTGCAAAATGTGATtcacctgaaaaaaaccacaacacatagcattttcatataattttcaTGATTTTGCAATCAGAGATGACTGACGGTGGATGCTTCCTGCCACAGTGCATCATTAGTGTTTATTAAGTGCcagccaaaataaaacacaaaactgaATTCCTGACCACACATCAGTGGCTCACCAACACCTGTACGCTGCAGATTTAACATGAAGGACCACAGCATAAAGACATATTCAGAAAGTGAAACAGAATGAACAGTCACTCAGAAAAGCTCCTTTGCTCTTTTCAGATAACAAACCATCAGCTCTGATCAACTGTGATAGAATCTCTAAAGACCACaactttttgtcttcttttataCTTATGCCAAGTGGTACAAATAATGTTAAAAACCTGGATTTTCCTATTCAGTGACACCAACAGtagctgatttttcttctgcacaCATTTAATCTCACACACAGTATCTGAGTGTGAGTGGTACTACAAACTAGAAGGCCATGGAGAATCAAATTCAGTATGTTTTGGACAGTTCCAAATGACTTAATTTTGATTGACTGGAAGACAATTACAGGAAAATGTATAGTGTGGACATTCTTAAAACCTTCTGAAATGCAAGGAACTGTGACTTGGGCTCTCTGAAATTTTTTTGAAATACtaatttaagggaaaaataaacaccCGATGCACACAGTGGAAAAGCTTGGAAATACATGCCTACATTAGGTAGTGactgcttttctgctctgtgtttcCAAAGCTGGAAGTTCTGCTAAAGGACTTTTGCATATTCATGGTGAGAGAAAGCAACCCACAATTAATGGATAAAGCAGTGTTGCTCACAGATGAATATTAACTCTCTGGATTGCTGAGAAAACACGGGACTCATTCATCATCTCTTACTGAAATCTGCCACGACTCCAGGGAAGCAGGCTGTCCATGGAGAGAAGATGCCTGTCACTAGTGGAGAGTTGCAGGGTTTTTGTGCAGTCTGGGGTTTGTGTAataacaactggaaagtgtcctcagcagaaaagcagagcccCAAGTAAGACATCACTCTGTGGTTTCTCACCATagtcctccagcagctgcttctggaaCTGAGATAACGTCAGCCGGTCCTGCGGGGAGCTCGCGCCACCATCATCGAAACACACTTGGTTCAGCTAGAAAGCACATCCAAAAAAGAGAAGCACAGATATTTCTCCTTGCACTTATAAGATATTCATTCCATCTGAGCCCCTCCTAGGATTTGACCAACTGACTAGAAACTGCATCTAGTCACAACATCAGCTCC contains:
- the NUP93 gene encoding nuclear pore complex protein Nup93 isoform X4, producing MAEEYHRESMLVEWEQVKQRILHSLLASGEDALDFTQENEPSYVGELGPPGRSSMDSVEMAYARQIYIYNEKIVNGHLQPNLVDLCAATAGLDDKNISEMWAMVKQMTDVTLVPASDALKVRTNMEVRMEFVRHALHYLEESYKNYTFVTVFGNLHQAQLGGVPGTYQLVRSFLNVKLPAAVPGLQDGEVEGHPVWALIYYCMRCGDLTAAMHVVKRAQHQLGEFKTWFQEYMHSKDRRLSPATENKLRLHYRRALRNNTDPYKRAVYCIIGRCDITDNQSEVADKTEDYLWLKLNQVCFDDGGASSPQDRLTLSQFQKQLLEDYGESHFAVNQPPFLYFQVLFLTAQFEAAIAFLFRTERLRCHAVHVALVLFELKLLLKASGQSAQLLSHEAGDPPGVRRLNFVRLLMLYTRKFESTDPREALQYFYFLRNEKDSQGENMFLRCVSEIVIESREFDMILGKLEKDGSRKPGVIDKFTSDTKSIINKVASAAENKGLFEEAAKLYDLAKNPDKVLELMNKLLSPVVPQISTPQSNKERLKNMAHSIAERYKAQGISAKKSIDSTFYLLLDLITFFDEYHAGHVDRAFDIIERLKLVPLSQDCVKERVAAFRNFSDEIKHNLSEVLLATMNILFTKYKRMKGTSPTTPARPQRVMEDRDSQLQSQARALIMFAGMIPYRTSGDTNARLVQMEILMN
- the NUP93 gene encoding nuclear pore complex protein Nup93 isoform X3; this translates as MRNTKQGFLKNEKDNALLSAIEESRRRTFAMAEEYHRESMLVEWEQVKQRILHSLLASGEDALDFTQENEPSYVGELGPPGRSSMDSVEMAYARQIYIYNEKIVNGHLQPNLVDLCAATAGLDDKNISEMWAMVKQMTDVTLVPASDALKVRTNMEVRMEFVRHALHYLEESYKNYTFVTVFGNLHQAQLGGVPGTYQLVRSFLNVKLPAAVPGLQDGEVEGHPVWALIYYCMRCGDLTAAMHVVKRAQHQLGEFKTWFQEYMHSKDRRLSPATENKLRLHYRRALRNNTDPYKRAVYCIIGRCDITDNQSEVADKTEDYLWLKLNQVCFDDGGASSPQDRLTLSQFQKQLLEDYGESHFAVNQPPFLYFQVLFLTAQFEAAIAFLFRTERLRCHAVHVALVLFELKLLLKASGQSAQLLSHEAGDPPGVRRLNFVRLLMLYTRKFESTDPREALQYFYFLRNEKDSQGENMFLRCVSEIVIESREFDMILGKLEKDGSRKPGVIDKFTSDTKSIINKVASAAENKGLFEEAAKLYDLAKNPDKVLELMNKLLSPVVPQISTPQSNKERLKNMAHSIAERYKAQGISAKKSIDSTFYLLLDLITFFDEYHAGHVDRAFDIIERLKLVPLSQDCVKERVAAFRNFSDEIKHNLSEVLLATMNILFTKYKRMKGTSPTTPARPQRVMEDRDSQLQSQARALIMFAGMIPYRTSGDTNARLVQMEILMN